A region of the Phaenicophaeus curvirostris isolate KB17595 chromosome 10, BPBGC_Pcur_1.0, whole genome shotgun sequence genome:
TGCCTTCACCAACATTTACATGTTGCTTTTGGCAGCAACGGCttaacagatttttaaagaagagaaaaaataatagggtttttttcccctcttttggGAAATGGATTTTAAATGGCTAAACTACTAGCCTTAGACTAATAAAAATCAGCTACCATTTTTGTCAAGTCTGTCAATCCATATTTCTATATGGATCTTCACATAATGGTGTGTCTTGATAGGGACAGAGGTGCCATTTGTTGTTGCTTTGGAGGTGCCCGCCTGCCCCAGGGCTTGGCCGTGGGTGCCAGGACAGGGGTCTGAGGAGGAGAGGACGGCGGAGCGGTTGGAGGAGCCCCGCGCTTGCCTCCGAGGCGGGATTTGAGGCCACAGCTGGCTCCCGGGATGCCACAGGTGCTGGACCCCAATGCTGAAACCAACCTGAGCTGCGGGCACTCATCCCCCCCAAACCCGGAGCCGGGTGTTGGTGTGCGGAGACAAGCTGGTACAAGGATAGGGACGACCGAACAAGCTGCCCGTCCCCCACGTTGCTGGATTGGGCTTGTaaagagcttaaaaaaatatatatatgtgtggtTTCTTCAGCCGAGGGTCTGAATCTCTTCTCATTTTCCGCCCCTTCCGCTCCCTAAGAATTACCCAACATACAGTGAAAGACAACATCTGTGCCGaaccgtgtgtgtgtgtttagtTCAGGTTGAATCGTGTCCTTATAAACTCTGCTCAGTTGATTTCCGTTTTCGGTGCGTATCTGGGGTTTTCTTTCTCAGTAGCTGCAAGCATGGCTGCCTGTGGTGTTGGGGTGTCGCATAACAAGGTCCGTGTTGCTGGTTTTAACCTACCTCGTTTCGGTTGGGGcttgtttttctggtttgtttttttggttttttttccgtTCCGCTGTTGATCACAGCGCTGTTACCTCCAGCAACATATAGAGAGCTTAACTGGCAATCTTGGTGTACTCAGTAATGAtggctttattaaaaaatgattAAATCAACCGGACTTGGTCAAACTTGAATCTTTACAGAGGATAAGAGGCGATGCAGGGTGGTGGGGATGGGACGCAGCTGTGGATCAGTGCTAGCAGGGATTGCCTGCTGTGTCGTTCCTAGTGGGATGTGATGTCCAGAGGAGCAAAGTCAAGAGGTGCTTTGTGGGCACCTTCCTCACCTGCTGGCACTGGGCACCTTCCCACAGGGCCAGAGCAGCCTGGCTAAGCACCCTTTGAAGTGACGAATACGCAGCTTCAGatggttgttttattttccttgtggGTTTTTGCGTACAGTGACAAAATAGAAGGGAATTGTTGTGTTTAAACAGGTAGTTtgtgaatgtattttttaaaactatagagtcattttagaaaaaaaaaagcgcgTAAGAAGCCAATATTAACGCAGTCTTGTCTACAGAGCGTGTACGTGGACGTACCATAGAGGAAACTCATTTCTGCTGccaataaaacacaaaaatacaacATTAAGCCATGCCTTTTATACTTTTGTAAATAAAACCTGGGGTGTTAACCATCAGCAGGTCACGGAGAAGTGGCTTTTCAGGGCTCCGAGCGGTGATGCCCTTTGCCTGGAGGGTCTTGGGAAAGTGATGAGTTTGGGCTGGATGAGTGTAGGGGGATAAAGCATGTCTGCTGTGATGCCTCCTGGCAGTGAGCAGCGGCCAAGGGATGCTTTGATGGACCATCACCCATGAAAACTTCTGCTATTCTACAAAATCAACCCATGATTATTATACGGACAGGCCTTCCCTTACAAATATTCCTAGCTTTGATTTGCTTGTCTTTTGTAACAAGTAAAACACATTTGTGGCTGATCAATGCCATCAGAAACCTCTTAATTTTAGTGtttatagaaataaaatctaGGGCTCTTTTTAAAGCCGTGTTTCTAGGAGTTTTTACCTGGGAAAGGAAATGCTACTTGTTCAGCAGagcagtgctgcaggaggaaaaagagaaataatgtcTCTGGGTGTAGGAGTCACTTGAGCCCATTGCAGATTGAATTATTTACAGAGTTGCTGTGAAATATTACATGAACTTCAGGGATGTGTTGTACCCTTTgtggtaaataaaataaaaagcctcGGAGCTGGCACAAGGCCGTGCTTGGCTGCTGGTTATCCCCCAGCACGCTGTGAGCAGTGGGGAGGTGCTGCGAACCATTCCCAAGGTAAAGGATGCTCAGAGGTAAGGCCATAGCAGCTAATCATGGGAAATTAATGTGTTTTCAAACCTGTTCCAGAATTATtatcaaatgttatttttcttattgtgaAATGATTTGGGAATTGATCTTACGTATTTTGGGACAGTAAGGGGATGTTTGAGGTGACCCTAGCCCTGGAGCTGGACTGGTTGCTGGAAATGATTGGAAGTTACTGTGCTGTAGTTCCTTATCTTGACCTGACCTCACGCGGATCCGTTGCTGCTCCTACAATTGTGCAGTGGCGCCGCGTAATTGGGACCAATGTGAGCATCACACAGACCAGCAGCGAGGAGCGAATCTGCCTGTTCGTGCCATGCCTGTGCGCAGGACAAGGGCGCTCCAAGGACATCCAGCAGAGATGTTTTCAGCAATAAGGATGTGGTTCAATGTGTAGGATGCCTGTCATAATCGCCATGCCCTGCAGCTTCTATTTACTGCcctgtgtgctgctgcagagctggcactTCCCATCTTAGCTGACGCGGCCAACAGCGTAAGAGTTTTGGTGGGTTTGGTTCtagatttttcttatttgagaGATGCTGGACCACCCAGAGCTGGGGGAGTGGTAAGGGCCCTGTGAAATTCCCCTGGTTTAACACCACTGGTTTTTGCTGGAAGGGTACAAGGCCAACACACTGGTATCTTTACAACTGTGTTGTAAATGCACCAaattctcaaaaatgttttgtcagCCCTGTCCCAGGGGTGGCCCCAGAACTGCTGCCTGCACTAGCTGGACAAAATGAACATCTACTGTGTTCTTTTTGCATCAGCTTCTGATGTGCCTTATCAGCCTGCTTTTACCTGGAGAGCCACAACCTGATGGTCTGgatcttcctttgttttcttttgagtttttttgtttcaattcatgttttcttcctttgttttaacATCAAAGCTGCCACTGGATAACCCAAAGACCGTAAAAAAGGTTTGCAAATTACCCCAGCAAAGAGAAAGCCTTGCTGCCTTTATGGAGTCTTTAAATTCCTTCCATTGGTGTGACAGCTTGTTCAGTTGTTCAAAAGCAAAGCCTGACCATAAACTTTAACCCATTGCTTTTAATCACATAGCGTTAGCTTAGCAACAACACCAATTACAGTAGACACAGCATATAGTAGGCAATAAGCATGTCAATTCTGCACAACAGTCAACATTATACACAATTCTTAaactttattattaaaataaagctttagcAATAATGCAGGCACAGTTGTTTGCAAATAATGTACATTATGCCCACCACAAAACGTTAAGATTCATGCTACAAGATGCAGTCACCCAGGGTTAAGGGGATGGATGCTCTTTAGGATTCCTGACATTTATCTATTTTGCATGTTCGGGCAATGGGAAGCTATAAGAGCAGTTTGGAGCAGCTTCTTGTTGGGAGCCATGGAGAAAAGCCACAAAACCATAAGGCTTTTGTCAAAGCAGTAATGGGGGGCGCAGTCTGTGCCGCTGTCctgaaaacagtgaatttgGTATCCTACAGCACTTCACCTGGGAACAGCAGTGATGACTTCAGGCTGGGGTTGCCTGGGCCCACGGCAGCACTCAGACACGTGTGGATCCCCAAGTTTGTCATCTGCTTATTCCACCTCTGCATCACAACGTGTTCCCTGGTAACTGTGGGATGAATCTGGCTGGCTGAGCTGCTCTGTTTGCCTTGGCAAGGAAAGCCCCGTGCGAACAAGGGGACGGTGTGTGCAAGGCAGCATCTGAGCCAACCAAAGGCTCTCATCACCTTCAAAtatcctttttaaatttttttttgcattattctGAGGCCTCCTGCAGTTTTGtagatcactttttttttccagtatctGTAGGAACCGGGTGACAAGCTGAGCAGTTGAGGCAGCAGCAACCTGGTGGGTTGTGCCTGGCTGCTTCAGCTGGGACTCGGACACATCCCCTGGTGCACAAGGGCGCGCTGGGCTGCTGTAACCAGGATGCCGAGTCCCTTGCAGCCATATGAAGCATACCTGCTCTTGTCACCCTCAGATACATTCAAAGACCATCTGAAAACAGATAAGAGAAAGTACAAACAAACCCCAGGCTGACAAAGCTTGGGTCCCAGcagtgaggatgaggatggcaGGGCTGGCCCCTGGGGAAGATGCTTGTGGGCCAGGTGCCatcacccctttgcccttggccAAATCCCTTAACTGCTGCCTGGCAAGACTCTTCAGCTGTAGGATGGGTCAGTGTTGCTCCCGAGCTGTGTTGTGTTGGTACCTGCACCCTGCAGAGCCTCCGAAGCAGCCTCAAGCCGACCCCAGCGCATCCACAGCCAAACCCTGTTCAGAAAAACAAGAGGGGCTTGAATCTCTTAGTGTCACTGAGAGCTGAACATGTGCTTCGAGTGCCCAGTGCCAAGGCTCAGGAAGAGCGTCTCGCAGCCCAGCTGGCATCAACTCATGGATGCTCACAAGAGGTGAGGCAGCCCTGGGCAGTGGCTCACGGCATCCAGCCCAGCAGGGAGGGTAagagggatgggacagggatgggagagCCCTGGGATAACATCAGGCCTTTTGCCAGCAGACGTGGCTGAGGAAGGTTGGTGGCCGAGAGGCTTCCAGCCTTTGGCATCCAAAGTTTCCCAAGGAGTCACTCCTGGGGAGGTGGTAGGAGCTCACCCACACCTCCCCACTGCTGCCCCAGCcactctgcatcccctccccagGCAGTCAGAATAAGGGAGGGTTCTGCTCTGTAAGCAGAAACAGGGGGGACAGGACCCGCTACAAGCCAGGAAAGGCCACCCTGCTGTCTCCCTTTGGTTTGTAGGTGGCCTTTGCTCCTCAAACTGCCTCCAGGAGGCTGGGAAGAGCAGGGGAGTAAAGCATCATCCTCCCTTGGCTGGGCACCCACAGCAGGATGGGGATCCCAGAGGGGGATGTGGGTCTAGCCAGGAGTTTCACAATGCCCAAGGGTTTCAGTTTGGGACATTGGGTCAGGGCTCTCGTTCAAACTTGAGCAGCCTGTTGTCTAAACCTGCCGACCCCTGTTGTGGAGGCATTTAACCACAATGCAAAGAAACAGTGCTTGTAAATGCCAGGGTATCCACACACAGGGAGCAAACAAACACAATGGACAAAGATCTCAGCTGGAAGGACAAATATTAGGGAAAACTTCAAAAAGCTCAGCCTCCGGGGGCCTCCCCTGTGCCAGCCCTACGGGAATGTGGCTGGAATCAATGCCTGCATTAATGCAATGAACTTTTCTCCTTCAGTTAAAGTTTTACTCTACTGGAAGAGACCAGTGCAAAGATTAGCGGTCTTATGCTCATCTTATTTTTTCACTCTCTCTGTAGAAAGCACATTCTGTGCCCTTGTGAATTCCGGCTGCCTGACAGCATCATCCAATAAGTCCCTGTGATTTGGCTGCTGGACCCACCGGGGCTTGTCTGGAAGGTAATGGCATTAATCATCATTCATCACCTCCTCAGCCGATCCAGACTTTGGCATGTCGGCTGCGGGTGCCACCACCTGGCCTGGCCCTGCAGCTCTTCTCGCTGACGATGTCAAGGACAGCAGAGCCTAAGCTCAAGCGAGACCAGCTCAGAGCAGCCTCTGCAGATGTGCAAAGTTCACGACTACTGGGCAAGCCAAGCCAAAGTGCTGTGACTTCTGGTGGCATCAGCAGTACGGAACCGCATCAGCAATAGTTGATAGCATCGGCAATATTTGCCAGCGCAGCAATCAGCCAGTGCTGAAGGGCTCAGTGTTCAAGCCGTTGTGGGCTTTTTCAGGAAAACCTATGTTGTTGTAAGTATTCTGGATAATTTTGCTATATCTCCATAAACACATCCCGCTCTCCCAGGATGCAGACACACAGGTGTGCGCTAGCGTTACAGCTAGGGGTTTAGTACCATTACAGCTACAAGCTGAGGAGGGTGTGTGCAAGCAGGTATATACACCTGTATATACAGAGACAGCCACCTATATGTCTCTATGTGTATGTTTGGCTTTGTGTATTTCATATACACACATAAACATACTTTAAAGCAGGTGCCAAGGGCTACCTAAATAAAACACTCCTAGTCATTTTCAAGCCTCTTTGCTACTTATGCTAGAAAGGTTTCTTCTCGCTAATTCAGCAAGAGGTTTGTAAAGTAGCACATAAACCCAGCACAGGAGCCAGGCAAGGTGTTGAATACCTCGAAACAGGCTGTAGCATGTTCCCAATTCCCTGGCACATCACATCACAGACTGTTCAGCTGGGACAGCCTCAATCTAGCCTTTCAGCTGGATCATTTGAATTTCCCAGGTCCACTCTATGTCTCTGTGGACCTCACGTTGTTTAGTTTGTCCCCCCTAAATACAGGGATTGGTAGTGGCTGCTGTGAGAAGAGCGGTGGCCAAATAACGCATGGAAAGCTTGGGTTTCTCATTAACTCCAGAGTTGATATAGTCCCATCCCGCCAGAGCACCAGCCAGATTTGCTGCTCCTATCCCAGACCTGCTGTTGCTCCTTCCCTGCCCAAGCTCTCCCCTCGCTTCACAGCCCAGGACATTGCCCACTCCCAGGAGGACAGCGGAGGAGCTGCAGGATggacaagaaaagcaaaatacaagCAGAGAAGGTAACCACGGCTCGGTGGTATTTTTGCACTAGAATTCCTGCAggaacccagcactgagcaaTGGCATTTATTGCTCAccaagaccaaaaccatcacgAACAAAAAAATGCCCTCCCCTGATTAATCGCTCTGTGATGCCCACATACTGGGCACAGAGGCAAAGAGGTCAAGggacttctttttatttttaagagctCCATCAGCTCGTTGGGTAATTTTAACTGTGATGGAAGGAAATAATACTTGAAATAGCACTGCTGAAAAGCACCTTTTTTTCTAGCTGTTCCACTTGAGTGGTGGTGCTGCCTGTGcgctggggatggggcagggacTGGTGCTGTCATCCCAGGCAGAGCTCCCGCTCGCCGCGAGCACCAGGGTGAGGATGGGTAGCTCAGCAGGGAGAGCCCCAGCAGGTTGCCCTTTGTGGGGCAACACCACTCTTCCCTGTGACACGCGatccttccccttctccgttGGGGCAAACCAAAGCTCCTGTGCGGCTGCACGGTGCCGCTGTCCCAGCCACCTGGGCAGCAGAGTCCCTGGGGACACGGATGGGGTGCAGCCCCCCAGGTTTGGGCAGAGATGGGACAGTGGGGTAAGGCTATTCTCCGCTTcctccccccagcacctcaCGGGAACACTGGTCCTCTCAGTCTTCACTGCGGTGTTGGGCTTCTTCCAGTACGGCTACAGCTTGGGTGTCATTAATGCACCCCAGAAGGTAAGCTGAGCCCCCTAACCCACGTGTGCTCAAGGGGTGAGGACTTCAGGGTAGCTGGAGCTAATTTGCCCCTTGCAGATCCCTCAGGAGGTCTCCGTCCCTTCCCAGGCACTATCTTTCCCTGTACAAAGCTCTCCACGATAAGGCAGCGGGGTGGGAAAACAGCGAGGACCCCATGCTGCCAACTACCCCCCAGCGAAAGGAGCAGGGCTCTGCACATCGTGGTGCTGTCCCCACCGCAACGCGCCCAGAGCGAGGGAACACACCTCTCTGTGGGTGCTGGGTCCAGACCCTGACCCTGTGAGACAGCACTGGACAAGGGGGGATGCCCCATGCCTGCCCTTGCCGTCCCCTCATCCTCGGGGTCCGGGTGCTGAGGAGCTATGGGGGACCCCAAGATTTCACCTCTGCAGAACCTGGGATCAAAACTTTTTCCTggggcagaaaaataaaacaaaccagtgATCAGGGGTGGTCATAGATTTGAACTGATggcatttttcctctttgccgGTCACAGGTGATCGTAGCCCACTACGGGCGTGTGCTGGGCATTGCTCCCATGGACAGACACGCCACCAACACCTCTGGGGAGGATGGCACTGTCACCATTCCTGGTACAGAGCCCTGGAGCACCACCAAGAGCCCACTCACCCCCCCAGCCACCACTGGTGAGGACCTCTCCACCTCCCCACACATCCTCACCATGTACTGGTCCCTCTCCGTCTCCGTGTTCGCTGTCGGCGGCATGATCTCCTCCTTCACTGTGGGCTGGATCGGTGACCGGCTCGGGAGGTGAGAGACTCTTGTGTGCTGTGACTCATATGCCACAGCCCAAGCCCTCTTCTTCGATTTTTCCCTTAGATCCATTTCCTCCCTATAGAAACTCTACTGTGTTATTTTACCCAATTTAATAGGAATAAATCCTCAAACCTCCAAAATGCTCTTCCAACCACTGTGGAGGTCTGGCTTATTAAAATCCTCAACTGTAAATCAGACCTTTTATTACAATTTTTAGCAATTTAGACATCAGCTGATAAGCAGTCTTGATTAACTTCCAaactccctcctttctttccgtggcaaaagggagaggaaggcaCCTGAATGGTGTTTGCACGGGATGTACAATATACACTTAGCTACTCTGACTGCACCTCTGCCAGATATTTTTCAGTCCCTGTGattgatattttttcccctgtagtGCTGATCAGGTCATTTAATCACTCTGATTGTATGTCGTGGTGGCTGCTTTGGCTGAGaatgagctgtgctgctgctgccttgcagGGTGAAAGCCATGCTGGTGGTGAATGTCCTCTCCATCGCTGGGAACCTTCTTATGGGGCTAGCAAAATTCGGGCCGTCTCACATGCTCATCATCGCCGGGAGGGCAATCACGGGGCTCTACTGCGGTGAGTCCGGCCATGGTCAAGCACTGCAAACCCCTTggtggggtgctgggtgctccAGGGCTGCTGTCTCCTACatcttttactctttttttaaattcagaagaTGTTTCGCAGCTGGGAGTCACCCTCTTCTCCCTATATCTGTACTTCTTAATCGAGGATATTTCCTAGAAGTACTTGGATGGGCTCAATCATGAGATCAGTTTGTTTTACACGTCCTAGAAAGGAGCGAATCCCTCCTCTGTATGTCAAGGGTTGATCTTGGTGGAGGTTGTTGTAACACTATGCTATTAGCTGTGCTGTTTAACAGGTTCCCTAGACAACAGCACTATCTCACAGATAGCACAGGAGTACTGTACCTGGCCAGGATAAGACAGTAGGCAAATAATACAGAATCACATTAGAATTATCTTAGAAATAACAACTCATTATCACTATTACTTATAAGCAAGTAGAGCACTCTGCTCTTAAGGGTCAAGGCAACTTTTAAGAAAGCTTTTTGCTCTGTGATAACTTCTCCCAGAGGAtgatctctgctccctgctcATTCGTAGATGTTCAAGTGTAAAGGCTTCCTAGCGTGGGGCTCTGAATCCAGGGGTATCCGAGCACCTTTGCAGGGTATGGGTGGTTCCCAGCCAGGCACGAGTGACTTGatgggatgtgggatgcagcACACGGGCTCCATCCTCCTTTCCCATTTGGGAAGTGGTTTCTGCTGGGTGCTGAGCTGTGGACTAGAAGAAGTGATGCTCGTGTGTGCTTGGTGCAGGGCTCTCCTCCGGACTTGTGCCCATGTATGTCAGTGAGATCTCTCCCACGGCCCTTCGAGGAGCACTGGGGACGTTGCACCAACTTGCTATCGTCACAGGGATTCTCATCAGCCAGGTAAGAAAAAACGCACAAGTCCACCCTCCACAAGAGAGGGTATTTCAGAGATTAGGGATACTTCAGTGATAGGCTAGGGTATCACTCACTGTTCCACACCAAAACTGAAGGAGAGTGGAAAGCAATCTGTTCTAATGGTATTAAAGTCCTACCTGGAGTCAGAAGTGACCTTAACAAAGATGATCTCTTATGAAATGAAAAGTACTCCTGCAAAAAATTTCTCCCCTCCACTGTGAAGTTTCTGTATGCACTTCATCAGAGTCAGGCTGGATCCTGAACAGGAGATCCCTAACATTCAGGTACTCAAAAATAGCTTCATCAAGAAACAGGGAGTCCAACACCTGCATCAGCATTTCCCACCATGGCAGGAGTTCCAGCTACCTGGCAGGCTGGCACGTAAATATACCAAGAACTAACACATCCAGAAAAACTTAATGTAGCTACAAGGTTCATCTGATTGGACTTAGCCAAGGACTATGAGCAGATCATGGGGGAAAACGCTCCCAAAGCAGGTCCTGCCAGCTTCACCGGCTGTGGGAAAACAAAACGTGCTTTGCAAATTATGGAAGGAAAGAGGTTGCAAGCACTCACAACCCTTGGAGCACCTTTTTCAATGCTATAATCTCACACTGAAGCAAAGCTCAAGCTAGCTTATTTGCTCAGCCTCATGCTGCACTGCAGGCTCGGTGCTCACACTGTGCTGGTTAGCATTCCAGCAGCTGGGGCATCCCACGCTGCACAGACCTCCATCCACACTCTGCCCTTTTGTGGAGTTTCTTAGGACACGTATACCCATAAAACCCCATATCCTAAAAAAAAACAGGACAGCAAGGtctgaagagaaaatatttcatcgGCATACCTATATTTGCTGAGTTGTTTTCACAGTGGCTCTGGTCAGGCACAGGTCTCCTGCCAGTAGCATGTCCCAAATAGGACTGAGTCACCCCAGGCTTGTAGCATGTGTAAGACAAAGCCTTGCTCATGACATTTTATGCCATCTGTTCATTCCCTCCTTGTAAATGTACATCATaactaaaaaaatcaaattgttAGGATTGAGAATTGGTATTTGCTTCTAGTTTTCTTCCAGGTTGTCTCTTCGAAATGCTGTGGTGTTcaatcactttctttttctagGGTGCAAAATAAGACATTCAAACATGCCTCAATTCTTTCAGGTCCTTGGACTAGACTTTCTCCTGGGCAATGATGAGATGTGGCCCCTGCTTCTCGGTCTGTCAGGTGTAGCTGCCCTCCTGCAGTTCTTCCTGCTCTTAATGTGCCCCGAGAGCCCCCGATATCTCTACATCAAACTGGGGAAGGTGGAGGAAGCTAAAAAGAGTAAGACACACATTATGGTTTTGTCTGGAGTTGTTTTTACACTACACGTAGTATTAAACACAGAAGGAACAGGCTGGCTGAGGGCTCACACATGTGACTGGATATAGTTGTTCCATCCCACACGGCACATTTGCAGGCGGGATTTTTGTCACTGGTTACAGCACGCTCGCTTATGTATCACTGCAGGTGCTGTGAGCCTCAGTGCGTTACTCTTTCCAATCAGTGAAATCATATCGAGCAGATGCCACCccaaaaaaatgtgtagaaatGATATCTTCCATCCAACTGCTGACTTCTCTATCCTTATGGCTATTTGCAACTACATGGCTTATACATCTTCTAGCGTGGCCCTACTTAGGCTGGTTCCAGCCATCTCTACAAGAAGTAAAAGCAGCCAATGGTAGGATACAGATAGAACGGTGATAAGAAACTCTGAGctgctgaattgtaaattagCTCTGGACCAGAAACAATTTAGACACATTTGCATGCAACTAATAAATACTGCTGAGTGATGGGGCTTAGTTTTTGCAGAACTAACGTGCTGCAGCCCCTTTCCAAGGAGATACACTTTTGGGGTTTGATGTGTCATAGGAGATCTCAGAGCAAGAGGACACCACTGGCCATGTGGTTGGcttaccttgattttttttagattCTTTTCCTTACTCTACTCcttttctactgaaaataaaatgttgatttgctctttttctttaaggTTTGAACAGGCTCAGAGGAAACTGTGATCCAATGAAAGAGATTGctgagatggaaaaggaaaagcaagaagcTGCTAGTGAAAAGAAAGTCTCCATAAGGCAGCTTTTCACCTCTTCAAAGTATATACAGGCTGTCATCGTGGCCCTGATGGTGCAGATATCTCAGCAGTTCTCAGGAATCAATGCAGTAAGTCTCCCAAAAATGTTTGACTTTAAAGAAATCCGTACTGAGCATGAAAAGTCAATGCTGGTTCCATCCAAGCCACGCAGATGTGAAGAGAAGGCTTTCCCATGACTGCAGAAGGCTCCTCAACCACCACCATTGGTGTTGGATCCCCCAAGCCAGGATCTGGCAAGGCAGGAGGGGAGAGGTGGTATAAGAGAGTTCAGCATGAAACTCTAAGAGCATTTCCACATCACAAGGCAGAGCAGCATGCAGGGatgcccagccctgcagggctgAGCCAGGGATGAGCGGCCCCACGGAGCCCAGGTGCCCCGGATCGATGCTGTGCCCAGTCCCATCCACTAGCCATAGGGTTGGCCATCTGTTACCTCCTGCCCTTAACTTCCACAAGATAGGAATCATCTTATTCTTTAAGCGAAAGAAGAAATTTAAGTCATTCCAATgtagtgaaaatattttaaaattcatttaaagcTCAGTCATATTAAGATACTTGTCTGCAGCACTCGGTGTTCATGATATGGCTTTCAAGGTTAAACATGGGAGTATAGGGAAGAAACCAGTTTTAAATGTGCAAATGCGGTATCTCAGGAAGAGAATTTCAATGGAATCTTTAACCTCCTCAGGCTCCTTTGAAAGTTTCAGCTTTAATTATTATAAGAAGCCATTAAAAAGTTGGAAAACTAATCATAATTAAATTACTTTCCACCTCAGCCAAGCAAGAACACTTCTTTCCTCAGGAGAACAA
Encoded here:
- the SLC2A2 gene encoding solute carrier family 2, facilitated glucose transporter member 2; amino-acid sequence: MDKKSKIQAEKHLTGTLVLSVFTAVLGFFQYGYSLGVINAPQKVIVAHYGRVLGIAPMDRHATNTSGEDGTVTIPGTEPWSTTKSPLTPPATTGEDLSTSPHILTMYWSLSVSVFAVGGMISSFTVGWIGDRLGRVKAMLVVNVLSIAGNLLMGLAKFGPSHMLIIAGRAITGLYCGLSSGLVPMYVSEISPTALRGALGTLHQLAIVTGILISQVLGLDFLLGNDEMWPLLLGLSGVAALLQFFLLLMCPESPRYLYIKLGKVEEAKKSLNRLRGNCDPMKEIAEMEKEKQEAASEKKVSIRQLFTSSKYIQAVIVALMVQISQQFSGINAIFYYSTNIFERAGVDQPVYATIGVGVVNTVFTVISVFLVEKAGRRSLFLAGLMGMLISAVAMTVGLVLLTQFTWMSYVSMVAIFLFVIFFEVGPGPIPWFIVAELFSQGPRPAAIAVAGFCNWACNFIVGMCFQYIADLCGPYVFVIFAALLLVFFLFAYFKVPETKGKSFEEIAAVFRRKKLTAKAVTELEDLRGSEKA